The Solanum pennellii chromosome 11, SPENNV200 genome contains a region encoding:
- the LOC107004737 gene encoding probable ubiquitin-like-specific protease 2B isoform X1: MDVFEFKPEDEQPTENEANRFCNNYTITENGALGTNMNLKGTGDEPSEDVEAADSDFNGNRALSSLDAEGCGDERMLRLGSTPNITSTNKRRYPDREPNNHIGGSFLEGSSYRGTDFQEIFSGPHSNDESVGAVSDESPSEESASYSSATPENHDILDGPLSNHHFDHWRMVMFENSSIVFCPDYLYYQGTSYVVTDTTVTFSSNCVEVKGSTMNEDSGAFYIRFEVEDIFQIQARLSGRFDVAVFKIHLNKRPTTQGENAQETSGIEEVEFAVNDFDLSEKCEAIQSLDVYKAVWNYHSENEEWRENSQGETSNQLPKKYFPSYTEPLEEVIYPKGDPDAICISKRDFDLLAPDTFVNDTIIDFYIMYLKNKIPPEKRQRYHFFNCFFFRKLADMDKDPNSAFDGHAAFLRVRKWTRKVNLFDKDFIFIPVNYNYHWSLIVICHPGEVANFKDDDTAASSVRVPCILHMDSFRGSHVGLKNLLQSYLCEEWRERTKETSDVVSSNFRNLRFLSLELPQQQNLSDCGLFLLHYVESFLEEDPADINPYSIKNYHNEFLSINWFQPYEPSIKRSAIQRLISDLLQNLSLEKSPSRVSNSCYPERGLKTSNDDENAIELVSDQLGSSKSSDNLPRSQAIEINPFPTSSLRGVCANDSGFCLNDSFESESDEEPLLDMGFGHAASFNEFRSSLPPIQEEMEAGHHLAYTATDTDLLHLGGNGSEPCAFSYSSGSLVAGTSWIPDVSVVQDVDEQLDSSPTTSVRDTEKQLEVEVGELCKVDQNTSIDEKIDQPKPSIDCSVDGHATPGEFLDMTSAQSSIETRDNSGTGPVTSGQENPYDMHGNINLACKSLLLIGNGSGSEADAEHNVKRRRLTTLDDEEVAFRSSVTHDLHL; this comes from the exons ATGGATGTTTTTGAGTTCAAACCAGAGGACGAGCAGCCTACCGAAAACGAGGCGAATAGGTTTTGCAACAACTATACAATCACTGAAAAtg GTGCGCTAGGAACAAATATGAACTTGAAGGGGACTGGTGATGAACCATCTGAAGATGTTGAAGCAGCTGACAGTGATTTTAATGGTAACCGTGCTCTCTCAAGTCTGGATGCAGAAGGTTGCGGTGATGAGAGAATGCTGAGGTTGGGCAGCACGCCAAATATTACTTCAACAAACAAAAGACGATATCCTGATAGAGAACCTAACAATCACATAGGTGGAAGTTTCTTGGAAGGCAGTTCATATAGAGGGACAGATTTTCAAGAGATTTTCTCTGGACCTCATTCCAAT GATGAATCAGTTGGTGCAGTTTCTGATGAAAGCCCAAGTGAGGAATCGGCATCCTACTCATCTGCTACTCCAGAAAATCATG acatattaGATGGACCATTATCAAATCACCACTTTGACCACTGGAGAATGGTAATG TTTGAAAACAGCTCGATCGTTTTCTGTCCCGATTATCTCTATTATCAAGGAACATCCTACGTAGTGACAGATACTACAGTAACCTTTTCCAGTAATTGTGTGGAGGTCAAAGGCTCAACAATGAATGAGGATTCAGGAGCTTTTTACATTCGCTTTGAAGTTGAAGACATATTCCAAATTCAAGCACGTTTGTCAGGAAGG TTTGACGTAGCTGTGTTTAAGATccatttaaataaaagaccaaCAACACAAGGTGAAAATGCTCAAGAGACTTCTG GTATTGAGGAGGTGGAGTTTGCTGTTAATGATTTTGACTTGTCTGAGAAGTGTGAAGCAATTCAATCTTTGGATGTCTACAAGGCAGTATGGAACTACCA CAGTGAGAATGAAGAATGGAGGGAGAATTCACAAGGGGAAACATCAAATCAGCTACCTAAGAAATATTTTCCAAG TTACACTGAGCCGCTTGAAGAAGTTATTTATCCTAAAGGGGATCCTGATGCTATTTGCATTAGTAAGAGGGACTTTGATCTTCTGGCACCAGATACATTTGTCAATGATACAATTATTGATTTCTACATAAT GTATTTAAAGAACAAAATTCCACCAGAAAAGAGGCAACGATACCATTTCTTTAACTGTTTCTTCTTTCGAAAGTTGGCTGATATGGATAAAGATCCAAACAGTGCATTTGATGGCCATGCTGCTTTTTTGCGTGTCCGTAAGTGGACAAGGAAAGTGAACTTATTTGATAAGGACTTTATATTCATTCCGGTGAATTACAA TTATCATTGGAGTCTGATCGTCATATGCCATCCTGGTGAAGTGGCTAACTTTAAag ATGATGATACTGCAGCGAGCTCAGTCAGAGTACCATGTATATTACACATGGACTCTTTTAGGGGAAGTCATGTGGGTCTCAAAAACCTGCTTCAAAG CTACCTTTGCGAGGAGTGGAGAGAGAGGACAAAGGAAACGTCTGATGTTGTCTCTTCGAATTTTCGAAATTTGAGATTTCTCAGTCTTGAG CTACCGCAACAGCAAAATCTGTCGGACTGTGGCCTTTTTTTACTACACTATGTGGAGAGTTTTTTGGAGGAAGATCCTGCTGATATCAACCCATACAGCATAAAGAACTACCACAACGAATTT CTCAGCATAAACTGGTTTCAACCATATGAGCCTTCTATAAAGCGAAGTGCAATTCAGAGACTGATCAGTGACCTCCTCCAGAATCTGTCTCTCGAAAAATCTCCCTCTCGTGTGAGTAATAGTTGCTATCCTGAACGTGGTCTCAAGACAAGCAATGACGATGAAAATGCTATAGAATTAGTGTCTGATCAACTTGGTTCATCAAAGAGTTCAGACAATTTACCGCGTTCTCAAGCTATTGAGATAAACCCATTTCCTACTTCCTCTCTCAGGGGTGTTTGTGCTAATGATTCAGGCTTTTGTTTAAATGATTCTTTTGAGTCTGAATCTGATGAAGAACCTTTACTTGACATGGGTTTTGGTCACGCAGCATCTTTTAACGAATTCAGGAGTTCATTACCGCCAATTCAG GAAGAGATGGAAGCTGGACATCATCTTGCGTACACAGCAACTGACACAGACCTTCTGCATCTGGGTGGGAATGGATCTGAACCCTGTGCCTTTTCATATTCATCTGGGTCTCTTGTTGCGGGAACTTCCTGGATCCCAGATGTGTCAGTTGTCCAAGATGTGGACGAGCAATTGGACTCGTCACCAACTACTTCAGTCCGTGACACGGAGAAACAATTAGAAGTTGAGGTTGGAGAACTGTGCAAAGTAGATCAAAATACGAGTATAGATGAGAAAATAGATCAGCCAAAGCCGAGTATTGACTGTTCGGTTGATGGACATGCCACTCCTGGCGAGTTTCTGGACATGACTTCGGCACAATCCTCGATTGAGACTCGTGATAACAGTGGTACTGGTCCTGTGACCTCCGGTCAGGAGAACCCATATGATATGCATGGAAATATCAACCTTGCCTGTAAAAGCTTGTTGCTCATTGGTAATGGTTCTGGCTCAGAAGCCGATGCTGAACACAATGTGAAAAGGAGGCGGCTGACAACCTTGGACGATGAGGAAGTAGCATTTAGAAGTAGTGTGACGCATGATCTGCATTTGTAG
- the LOC107004737 gene encoding probable ubiquitin-like-specific protease 2B isoform X2, whose product MDVFEFKPEDEQPTENEANRFCNNYTITENGALGTNMNLKGTGDEPSEDVEAADSDFNGNRALSSLDAEGCGDERMLRLGSTPNITSTNKRRYPDREPNNHIGGSFLEGSSYRGTDFQEIFSGPHSNDESVGAVSDESPSEESASYSSATPENHDILDGPLSNHHFDHWRMVMFENSSIVFCPDYLYYQGTSYVVTDTTVTFSSNCVEVKGSTMNEDSGAFYIRFEVEDIFQIQARLSGRFDVAVFKIHLNKRPTTQGENAQETSGIEEVEFAVNDFDLSEKCEAIQSLDVYKAVWNYHENEEWRENSQGETSNQLPKKYFPSYTEPLEEVIYPKGDPDAICISKRDFDLLAPDTFVNDTIIDFYIMYLKNKIPPEKRQRYHFFNCFFFRKLADMDKDPNSAFDGHAAFLRVRKWTRKVNLFDKDFIFIPVNYNYHWSLIVICHPGEVANFKDDDTAASSVRVPCILHMDSFRGSHVGLKNLLQSYLCEEWRERTKETSDVVSSNFRNLRFLSLELPQQQNLSDCGLFLLHYVESFLEEDPADINPYSIKNYHNEFLSINWFQPYEPSIKRSAIQRLISDLLQNLSLEKSPSRVSNSCYPERGLKTSNDDENAIELVSDQLGSSKSSDNLPRSQAIEINPFPTSSLRGVCANDSGFCLNDSFESESDEEPLLDMGFGHAASFNEFRSSLPPIQEEMEAGHHLAYTATDTDLLHLGGNGSEPCAFSYSSGSLVAGTSWIPDVSVVQDVDEQLDSSPTTSVRDTEKQLEVEVGELCKVDQNTSIDEKIDQPKPSIDCSVDGHATPGEFLDMTSAQSSIETRDNSGTGPVTSGQENPYDMHGNINLACKSLLLIGNGSGSEADAEHNVKRRRLTTLDDEEVAFRSSVTHDLHL is encoded by the exons ATGGATGTTTTTGAGTTCAAACCAGAGGACGAGCAGCCTACCGAAAACGAGGCGAATAGGTTTTGCAACAACTATACAATCACTGAAAAtg GTGCGCTAGGAACAAATATGAACTTGAAGGGGACTGGTGATGAACCATCTGAAGATGTTGAAGCAGCTGACAGTGATTTTAATGGTAACCGTGCTCTCTCAAGTCTGGATGCAGAAGGTTGCGGTGATGAGAGAATGCTGAGGTTGGGCAGCACGCCAAATATTACTTCAACAAACAAAAGACGATATCCTGATAGAGAACCTAACAATCACATAGGTGGAAGTTTCTTGGAAGGCAGTTCATATAGAGGGACAGATTTTCAAGAGATTTTCTCTGGACCTCATTCCAAT GATGAATCAGTTGGTGCAGTTTCTGATGAAAGCCCAAGTGAGGAATCGGCATCCTACTCATCTGCTACTCCAGAAAATCATG acatattaGATGGACCATTATCAAATCACCACTTTGACCACTGGAGAATGGTAATG TTTGAAAACAGCTCGATCGTTTTCTGTCCCGATTATCTCTATTATCAAGGAACATCCTACGTAGTGACAGATACTACAGTAACCTTTTCCAGTAATTGTGTGGAGGTCAAAGGCTCAACAATGAATGAGGATTCAGGAGCTTTTTACATTCGCTTTGAAGTTGAAGACATATTCCAAATTCAAGCACGTTTGTCAGGAAGG TTTGACGTAGCTGTGTTTAAGATccatttaaataaaagaccaaCAACACAAGGTGAAAATGCTCAAGAGACTTCTG GTATTGAGGAGGTGGAGTTTGCTGTTAATGATTTTGACTTGTCTGAGAAGTGTGAAGCAATTCAATCTTTGGATGTCTACAAGGCAGTATGGAACTACCA TGAGAATGAAGAATGGAGGGAGAATTCACAAGGGGAAACATCAAATCAGCTACCTAAGAAATATTTTCCAAG TTACACTGAGCCGCTTGAAGAAGTTATTTATCCTAAAGGGGATCCTGATGCTATTTGCATTAGTAAGAGGGACTTTGATCTTCTGGCACCAGATACATTTGTCAATGATACAATTATTGATTTCTACATAAT GTATTTAAAGAACAAAATTCCACCAGAAAAGAGGCAACGATACCATTTCTTTAACTGTTTCTTCTTTCGAAAGTTGGCTGATATGGATAAAGATCCAAACAGTGCATTTGATGGCCATGCTGCTTTTTTGCGTGTCCGTAAGTGGACAAGGAAAGTGAACTTATTTGATAAGGACTTTATATTCATTCCGGTGAATTACAA TTATCATTGGAGTCTGATCGTCATATGCCATCCTGGTGAAGTGGCTAACTTTAAag ATGATGATACTGCAGCGAGCTCAGTCAGAGTACCATGTATATTACACATGGACTCTTTTAGGGGAAGTCATGTGGGTCTCAAAAACCTGCTTCAAAG CTACCTTTGCGAGGAGTGGAGAGAGAGGACAAAGGAAACGTCTGATGTTGTCTCTTCGAATTTTCGAAATTTGAGATTTCTCAGTCTTGAG CTACCGCAACAGCAAAATCTGTCGGACTGTGGCCTTTTTTTACTACACTATGTGGAGAGTTTTTTGGAGGAAGATCCTGCTGATATCAACCCATACAGCATAAAGAACTACCACAACGAATTT CTCAGCATAAACTGGTTTCAACCATATGAGCCTTCTATAAAGCGAAGTGCAATTCAGAGACTGATCAGTGACCTCCTCCAGAATCTGTCTCTCGAAAAATCTCCCTCTCGTGTGAGTAATAGTTGCTATCCTGAACGTGGTCTCAAGACAAGCAATGACGATGAAAATGCTATAGAATTAGTGTCTGATCAACTTGGTTCATCAAAGAGTTCAGACAATTTACCGCGTTCTCAAGCTATTGAGATAAACCCATTTCCTACTTCCTCTCTCAGGGGTGTTTGTGCTAATGATTCAGGCTTTTGTTTAAATGATTCTTTTGAGTCTGAATCTGATGAAGAACCTTTACTTGACATGGGTTTTGGTCACGCAGCATCTTTTAACGAATTCAGGAGTTCATTACCGCCAATTCAG GAAGAGATGGAAGCTGGACATCATCTTGCGTACACAGCAACTGACACAGACCTTCTGCATCTGGGTGGGAATGGATCTGAACCCTGTGCCTTTTCATATTCATCTGGGTCTCTTGTTGCGGGAACTTCCTGGATCCCAGATGTGTCAGTTGTCCAAGATGTGGACGAGCAATTGGACTCGTCACCAACTACTTCAGTCCGTGACACGGAGAAACAATTAGAAGTTGAGGTTGGAGAACTGTGCAAAGTAGATCAAAATACGAGTATAGATGAGAAAATAGATCAGCCAAAGCCGAGTATTGACTGTTCGGTTGATGGACATGCCACTCCTGGCGAGTTTCTGGACATGACTTCGGCACAATCCTCGATTGAGACTCGTGATAACAGTGGTACTGGTCCTGTGACCTCCGGTCAGGAGAACCCATATGATATGCATGGAAATATCAACCTTGCCTGTAAAAGCTTGTTGCTCATTGGTAATGGTTCTGGCTCAGAAGCCGATGCTGAACACAATGTGAAAAGGAGGCGGCTGACAACCTTGGACGATGAGGAAGTAGCATTTAGAAGTAGTGTGACGCATGATCTGCATTTGTAG
- the LOC107002878 gene encoding transcription termination factor MTERF4, chloroplastic → MTSIIRRNQSLKTIFRNPKDSFFNSTLKPYRTPQAPYRVLNQKPFSTHSSKFPEYEMPTVTWGVVQGRKEKLVSRVIISDYLKSIGIIPDELEELELPSTVEVMRERVEFLQKIGLTVDDMNEYPLMLGCSVRKNIIPVLTYLEKIGLQRSKLGEFIKIYPQCLHTSVVVELVPVIKFLRGLDVEKQDIGYVLMKYPELLGFKLEGTMSTSVAYLVSIGVNPRDVGPMVTQYPYFLGMRVGTTIKPLVDYLVSLGLPKKILARMLEKRAYLLGYDLEETVKPNVNCLLSFGLRKDTLPSVIAQFPQILGLPLKAKLSSQQYFFNLKLKIDPDGFARVIEKMPQIVSLHQHVIMKPVEFLVGRGFSTADVAKMIVKCPQLVALQVGLMKNSYYFFKSDMGRPMEELLDFPDYFTYSLESRIKPRYQRLQNKGMRCSLGWFLNCSDQRFEERLYGDYIEPESSGPSFCMGGKLELPGNEIVSEEEDESEDETLYRRTVSL, encoded by the coding sequence ATGACCTCAATAATAAGAAGAAATCAATCCTTAAAAACCATCTTCAGAAACCCCAAAGATTCATTTTTTAACTCAACCCTTAAACCCTACAGAACCCCTCAAGCCCCATATAGGGTATTGAACCAGAAACCCTTTTCAACCCATTCTTCTAAGTTCCCAGAATATGAAATGCCAACAGTAACATGgggtgtagtccaagggcgcaAAGAGAAGTTGGTGTCACGTGTAATAATATCTGATTATTTGAAAAGTATAGGAATAATCCCTGATGAATTAGAGGAGTTGGAATTACCCTCCACTGTTGAAGTTATGCGTGAACGTGTCGAGTTTTTGCAGAAAATTGGTCTGACAGTTGATGATATGAATGAATATCCCTTAATGCTTGGTTGTAGTGTGAGGAAAAACATAATACCCGTTTTAACttacttggagaaaattgggcTTCAAAGGTCTAAGCTTGGTGAGTTTATTAAGATTTATCCCCAATGTTTACATACTAGTGTCGTCGTGGAGCTTGTTCCGGTTATTAAATTTTTACGAGGTCTTGATGTTGAGAAACAAGATATCGGGTATGTTTTGATGAAATATCCTGAGTTGTTAGGGTTTAAACTTGAGGGAACAATGAGTACTTCAGTTGCTTACTTGGTTAGTATAGGGGTTAATCCGAGGGATGTAGGGCCGATGGTAACACAATATCCATATTTTCTTGGGATGAGAGTTGGGACGACTATTAAACCACTTGTGGATTATTTGGTTTCATTGGGTCTGCCGAAGAAAATATTGGCGAGAATGTTGGAGAAGCGAGCATATTTACTTGGTTATGATCTTGAAGAGACGGTGAAACCAAATGTAAATTGCTTACTCAGTTTTGGACTTAGGAAGGACACTTTGCCTTCTGTTATTGCGCAATTTCCACAAATTCTTGGTTTACCTTTGAAAGCTAAGTTGTCGTCGCAACAATATTTCTTTAACTTAAAGCTTAAGATTGATCCTGATGGTTTTGCTCGAGTCATTGAGAAGATGCCACAAATTGTCAGTCTACACCAACATGTGATAATGAAACCAGTTGAGTTCCTTGTTGGACGGGGATTTTCAACGGCTGATGTGGCAAAGATGATTGTAAAATGTCCTCAGTTAGTTGCTTTGCAAGTTGGCCTCATGAAAAATAGTTATTACTTTTTCAAGAGCGATATGGGTCGACCAATGGAAGAGCTTTTGGACTTTCCAGACTACTTCACCTATAGCTTGGAATCAAGAATCAAACCCAGGTACCAGAGGTTGCAGAACAAGGGAATGAGATGTTCTTTGGGTTGGTTTCTCAATTGTAGTGACCAAAGATTTGAAGAGAGATTGTATGGTGATTATATAGAGCCTGAAAGTTCTGGTCCGTCATTTTGTATGGGTGGGAAGTTAGAGCTGCCAGGCAATGAGATTGTATCAGAAGAGGAAGATGAAAGTGAAGATGAAACACTATATAGACGCACTGTCTCTTTGTAG
- the LOC107004737 gene encoding probable ubiquitin-like-specific protease 2B isoform X3, whose product MDVFEFKPEDEQPTENEANRFCNNYTITENGALGTNMNLKGTGDEPSEDVEAADSDFNGNRALSSLDAEGCGDERMLRLGSTPNITSTNKRRYPDREPNNHIGGSFLEGSSYRGTDFQEIFSGPHSNDESVGAVSDESPSEESASYSSATPENHDILDGPLSNHHFDHWRMFENSSIVFCPDYLYYQGTSYVVTDTTVTFSSNCVEVKGSTMNEDSGAFYIRFEVEDIFQIQARLSGRFDVAVFKIHLNKRPTTQGENAQETSGIEEVEFAVNDFDLSEKCEAIQSLDVYKAVWNYHSENEEWRENSQGETSNQLPKKYFPSYTEPLEEVIYPKGDPDAICISKRDFDLLAPDTFVNDTIIDFYIMYLKNKIPPEKRQRYHFFNCFFFRKLADMDKDPNSAFDGHAAFLRVRKWTRKVNLFDKDFIFIPVNYNYHWSLIVICHPGEVANFKDDDTAASSVRVPCILHMDSFRGSHVGLKNLLQSYLCEEWRERTKETSDVVSSNFRNLRFLSLELPQQQNLSDCGLFLLHYVESFLEEDPADINPYSIKNYHNEFLSINWFQPYEPSIKRSAIQRLISDLLQNLSLEKSPSRVSNSCYPERGLKTSNDDENAIELVSDQLGSSKSSDNLPRSQAIEINPFPTSSLRGVCANDSGFCLNDSFESESDEEPLLDMGFGHAASFNEFRSSLPPIQEEMEAGHHLAYTATDTDLLHLGGNGSEPCAFSYSSGSLVAGTSWIPDVSVVQDVDEQLDSSPTTSVRDTEKQLEVEVGELCKVDQNTSIDEKIDQPKPSIDCSVDGHATPGEFLDMTSAQSSIETRDNSGTGPVTSGQENPYDMHGNINLACKSLLLIGNGSGSEADAEHNVKRRRLTTLDDEEVAFRSSVTHDLHL is encoded by the exons ATGGATGTTTTTGAGTTCAAACCAGAGGACGAGCAGCCTACCGAAAACGAGGCGAATAGGTTTTGCAACAACTATACAATCACTGAAAAtg GTGCGCTAGGAACAAATATGAACTTGAAGGGGACTGGTGATGAACCATCTGAAGATGTTGAAGCAGCTGACAGTGATTTTAATGGTAACCGTGCTCTCTCAAGTCTGGATGCAGAAGGTTGCGGTGATGAGAGAATGCTGAGGTTGGGCAGCACGCCAAATATTACTTCAACAAACAAAAGACGATATCCTGATAGAGAACCTAACAATCACATAGGTGGAAGTTTCTTGGAAGGCAGTTCATATAGAGGGACAGATTTTCAAGAGATTTTCTCTGGACCTCATTCCAAT GATGAATCAGTTGGTGCAGTTTCTGATGAAAGCCCAAGTGAGGAATCGGCATCCTACTCATCTGCTACTCCAGAAAATCATG acatattaGATGGACCATTATCAAATCACCACTTTGACCACTGGAGAATG TTTGAAAACAGCTCGATCGTTTTCTGTCCCGATTATCTCTATTATCAAGGAACATCCTACGTAGTGACAGATACTACAGTAACCTTTTCCAGTAATTGTGTGGAGGTCAAAGGCTCAACAATGAATGAGGATTCAGGAGCTTTTTACATTCGCTTTGAAGTTGAAGACATATTCCAAATTCAAGCACGTTTGTCAGGAAGG TTTGACGTAGCTGTGTTTAAGATccatttaaataaaagaccaaCAACACAAGGTGAAAATGCTCAAGAGACTTCTG GTATTGAGGAGGTGGAGTTTGCTGTTAATGATTTTGACTTGTCTGAGAAGTGTGAAGCAATTCAATCTTTGGATGTCTACAAGGCAGTATGGAACTACCA CAGTGAGAATGAAGAATGGAGGGAGAATTCACAAGGGGAAACATCAAATCAGCTACCTAAGAAATATTTTCCAAG TTACACTGAGCCGCTTGAAGAAGTTATTTATCCTAAAGGGGATCCTGATGCTATTTGCATTAGTAAGAGGGACTTTGATCTTCTGGCACCAGATACATTTGTCAATGATACAATTATTGATTTCTACATAAT GTATTTAAAGAACAAAATTCCACCAGAAAAGAGGCAACGATACCATTTCTTTAACTGTTTCTTCTTTCGAAAGTTGGCTGATATGGATAAAGATCCAAACAGTGCATTTGATGGCCATGCTGCTTTTTTGCGTGTCCGTAAGTGGACAAGGAAAGTGAACTTATTTGATAAGGACTTTATATTCATTCCGGTGAATTACAA TTATCATTGGAGTCTGATCGTCATATGCCATCCTGGTGAAGTGGCTAACTTTAAag ATGATGATACTGCAGCGAGCTCAGTCAGAGTACCATGTATATTACACATGGACTCTTTTAGGGGAAGTCATGTGGGTCTCAAAAACCTGCTTCAAAG CTACCTTTGCGAGGAGTGGAGAGAGAGGACAAAGGAAACGTCTGATGTTGTCTCTTCGAATTTTCGAAATTTGAGATTTCTCAGTCTTGAG CTACCGCAACAGCAAAATCTGTCGGACTGTGGCCTTTTTTTACTACACTATGTGGAGAGTTTTTTGGAGGAAGATCCTGCTGATATCAACCCATACAGCATAAAGAACTACCACAACGAATTT CTCAGCATAAACTGGTTTCAACCATATGAGCCTTCTATAAAGCGAAGTGCAATTCAGAGACTGATCAGTGACCTCCTCCAGAATCTGTCTCTCGAAAAATCTCCCTCTCGTGTGAGTAATAGTTGCTATCCTGAACGTGGTCTCAAGACAAGCAATGACGATGAAAATGCTATAGAATTAGTGTCTGATCAACTTGGTTCATCAAAGAGTTCAGACAATTTACCGCGTTCTCAAGCTATTGAGATAAACCCATTTCCTACTTCCTCTCTCAGGGGTGTTTGTGCTAATGATTCAGGCTTTTGTTTAAATGATTCTTTTGAGTCTGAATCTGATGAAGAACCTTTACTTGACATGGGTTTTGGTCACGCAGCATCTTTTAACGAATTCAGGAGTTCATTACCGCCAATTCAG GAAGAGATGGAAGCTGGACATCATCTTGCGTACACAGCAACTGACACAGACCTTCTGCATCTGGGTGGGAATGGATCTGAACCCTGTGCCTTTTCATATTCATCTGGGTCTCTTGTTGCGGGAACTTCCTGGATCCCAGATGTGTCAGTTGTCCAAGATGTGGACGAGCAATTGGACTCGTCACCAACTACTTCAGTCCGTGACACGGAGAAACAATTAGAAGTTGAGGTTGGAGAACTGTGCAAAGTAGATCAAAATACGAGTATAGATGAGAAAATAGATCAGCCAAAGCCGAGTATTGACTGTTCGGTTGATGGACATGCCACTCCTGGCGAGTTTCTGGACATGACTTCGGCACAATCCTCGATTGAGACTCGTGATAACAGTGGTACTGGTCCTGTGACCTCCGGTCAGGAGAACCCATATGATATGCATGGAAATATCAACCTTGCCTGTAAAAGCTTGTTGCTCATTGGTAATGGTTCTGGCTCAGAAGCCGATGCTGAACACAATGTGAAAAGGAGGCGGCTGACAACCTTGGACGATGAGGAAGTAGCATTTAGAAGTAGTGTGACGCATGATCTGCATTTGTAG